The window GAGAAGCTCCTCGAGGAGGATGACTCGTACCAAATCGCCAGAAGCCGGTATTCGTCCCAGATTGCCGAAGGGCTCGATTTCGGTACAGAGGGTGTCGCTTCCTGGAGCCGAGACAGCCTCCATGAGCGTTGAAGGCTCTCCATGAGTGCTGGAGACAATCTGGAGCTGGTCGATACCAACGTTCTCGTCTACCAGTATGACGAGTCTGCGGCGGAAAAGAAGGGTCGCGCTTTCGATCTCGTGGATAGGCTCTGGTCTGAGCGGACGGGAGCTCTGAGCATCCAGGTTCTCCAAGAGTTTTTTGTCACCGTCACGCGCAAGGTTCCGCGGCCGGTGTCGGCAACCACTGCTCGTGAGCTATTGAGTAGCTTCTCGACCTGGCACGTTCACCGGCCGGAAACAAGCGATGTTTTGGCTGCTGTCGACCTCCAGCAGCGCTATCAGACGTCTTTTTGGGACGCCATGATCCTGCGCAGCGCGCAGGCCTTGGGCTGTCGTATTTTATGGACGGAAGATCTCAACTCTGGACAGAGCTACGATGGCGTAATAGTGCGAAATCCTTTCGCAGATCTGCGATGAGTGCCGCCGAGGAAGATTCCTCAGGCGCGCCCTGGTGGCTCCGCCGTAACAGCTCGACGACAGGCTGAGAAAAAGCGCCGTGTGGCGTACTCTGAGGGCCCTGCAAGTACAACTTTCTAGGCCGCAAGGAGGGCCCTCATGCTGCGCCGCCCATTCCTCCTCCGCACTCTCCTCCCGCTTCTCACTCTTATCGCCTCGCTGGCCCCATCGCCGGTCTGGGCTCAAAGCGGTGGCGTCGAAGGCACGGTGACCGGTCCCACGGGTCAGCCGCTGGCGGATGTCGAGGTGGCCCTCTACCAGGCGGGCAGCCACGGCTGGAGGGTGGTGGCATGGCAGTACACCGCCGCCGATGGTAGCTATGGCTTTGCCGCCGTCGCCGATGGGGACTATCGCCTCAGCTTTCGGGACTGGGCTCAGAATTGGGCTTTCGAGTATTACGACGAGGCAACCGACCTGGACGACGCGATGGATATCGTGGTGGCCGGTGGGGTGGTGACGGTGGATGAGGAGCTGCAGCCGGCGGGGCGCATCGCCGGCACGGTGCTCGATCCTGCGGGGCGCCCCTTGGAAGTGGCTCAGGTCTTCGTGTACACCGACGAAGCGGAGCCCGAGGTGCTCTTCCTCGACCAGCCGGATCCGGTCACCGGTGCCTGGGAAGTGGGCGGACTGCCCACCGGTAGCTACCTGGTGCTCTTCACCGGCCGCCAGGGGCTGGATCAATACAGCTCGTACTACGACGACGCCGACAGCGCCGCAACGGCGACGCCGGTGGCGGTGACCGCCGGGGCTACCACCGAGCCCGTCAGCGGCGTTCTGGGGCTGCCTCCGGGAGGGACCCTCAGCGGCTCCATCGTCGATCCCTACGGTCGGGCCTACGACTTCGCGCGGGTGCTGGCCTACCTGCCGGACGGCGCCGGTGGTTGGGAGCTGGCGGGTAGCGCCGAGACGGACTACTACGAGGAGGGCTACTCCCTGCGGCTGGCGCCCGGCCCCTACCGCCTGCGTTTCGAGGCGGGCTCCTTCTTGCTGCCGGACGATCCGGGGTTCGAGGTCTTCGACGATCAGCTCACTCTCGGTGCCGGCACCGACGTGGTCATCGCCGTGGGCACCGAGCTGGAGAATTTCGACGTCGTGGTGGGGGACCTGGCCACCGGCAGCGTGGCGGGGACGGTCACCGACGCCGCCAGCGGCCTGCCGGTGGCGGACGCGGCGGTGTATCTCTCCGACCGCCGTGGGCGGGTGCTCTGGGACCAGGTGGCCACCACCGCTGCCGACGGCAGCTTCACCGTCGGCGGCCTGTGGCCGGAGGCCTACACCGTGGAAGTCTTCGATCCCCTGTTCCGCTATCAGACGCTGGAGTTGCCCTCGCCGGTGCCGGTGGTGGACAACGCCGCCGTCACCGGGATCGACGCTGCCCTCACCGCGGCGCCGGCGGGCAGTCTCCCGGGCACCTTGGAGGGAACCGTCAGCGACGAGCTCTCCGGTGCACCGGTCTTGGGTATCGAGGTGCAGGCTTCCACGGCGGGGGTGGAGTCTCACGAGCCGGGCTATGCCAGCACTCGAGCCCTCACCGACTCCGCTGGCTTCTTCCGGCTGCGGGGGCTGCCGGCGGGCAGCTACGTCGTGCGCTTCCGATCGCCGGTGGGAGAGTGGGTGACGGAGTATTACAACGACGTGCCGAGCGCCGAGTTCGCCACCCCGGTGGTGCTGGCCGACGGTTTGGCGACCCAGGGCATCGACGCCGCCTTGCGCCAGGGCGGTGGCATTGCCGGGACCATTCTCAATCCCTTCGGCCAGCCCTTCAGTCTGTCCACCGCCACCGCCTTCAGTTTCGACGGCAACCAATGGCAGCCCGTGGGATCCGACTTCTCGCTCCGCGAGGCGCAGTACCGCATCACCGGGCTGCCGCCGGGGACGTACCGCGTGGGCTTCAGCGGTGGCAGCTGGACCGGCCCCCGCTTCGCCGAGTTCTACGACGACGTGGAGCTCATCGAGCTGGGTACCGACGTTCCGGTGATCGCCGGCCAGCTCACCACCGGCATCGACGCGGAGCTGGGAGAGGGCCCCGGCGGCGCCATCTCCGGGATCGTGACGGACGGTGTGGGAGGAGCGCTGGAAGGCATCTCG of the Acidobacteriota bacterium genome contains:
- a CDS encoding PIN domain-containing protein is translated as MSAGDNLELVDTNVLVYQYDESAAEKKGRAFDLVDRLWSERTGALSIQVLQEFFVTVTRKVPRPVSATTARELLSSFSTWHVHRPETSDVLAAVDLQQRYQTSFWDAMILRSAQALGCRILWTEDLNSGQSYDGVIVRNPFADLR
- a CDS encoding carboxypeptidase-like regulatory domain-containing protein — protein: MLRRPFLLRTLLPLLTLIASLAPSPVWAQSGGVEGTVTGPTGQPLADVEVALYQAGSHGWRVVAWQYTAADGSYGFAAVADGDYRLSFRDWAQNWAFEYYDEATDLDDAMDIVVAGGVVTVDEELQPAGRIAGTVLDPAGRPLEVAQVFVYTDEAEPEVLFLDQPDPVTGAWEVGGLPTGSYLVLFTGRQGLDQYSSYYDDADSAATATPVAVTAGATTEPVSGVLGLPPGGTLSGSIVDPYGRAYDFARVLAYLPDGAGGWELAGSAETDYYEEGYSLRLAPGPYRLRFEAGSFLLPDDPGFEVFDDQLTLGAGTDVVIAVGTELENFDVVVGDLATGSVAGTVTDAASGLPVADAAVYLSDRRGRVLWDQVATTAADGSFTVGGLWPEAYTVEVFDPLFRYQTLELPSPVPVVDNAAVTGIDAALTAAPAGSLPGTLEGTVSDELSGAPVLGIEVQASTAGVESHEPGYASTRALTDSAGFFRLRGLPAGSYVVRFRSPVGEWVTEYYNDVPSAEFATPVVLADGLATQGIDAALRQGGGIAGTILNPFGQPFSLSTATAFSFDGNQWQPVGSDFSLREAQYRITGLPPGTYRVGFSGGSWTGPRFAEFYDDVELIELGTDVPVIAGQLTTGIDAELGEGPGGAISGIVTDGVGGALEGISVTFYDHDLELLSRSAITDASGAYTLDLLFSGVYYVRFEDPSGTYPAEFYDDVDSLQRATPVQVSGAPVTGIDAALDGSGSGPGGGGVQGVVTEEGTSLPVEGIEVSCVRADSLDFVAGCETLTAADGTYTLGGFLPAGDYLVRFRSTDGSYANEYYDGVVRPDLATPVAVSLGAFTAGIDAALEPAGAISGGLTRNGGTSSQLFTITALIFDGSQWQPYKSTFVYDQSAYRLAGLPAGTYRIFFTGRSLGSTQVVDAEYYDDVAAVEDGTDVTVTVGQTTAGIDADLGNLPANVVGFLVDPGFDGGLEAWSQLLPESSSVTHGRWDRRGDLDSGTAEVRYQGGPGEQVVLSQCLAVEAGSEYRQEGWARLLTAATGEVVEEARTSFYGDAQCAGSFLGEAVAESRSLEVSWSRLHGRVQAPSGAVSARVEFVLEARTAPGFEAVWDDLDFVPVQAVFTDSFEVGSAESWSRVVGGSDP